In Caproiciproducens sp. NJN-50, the following are encoded in one genomic region:
- a CDS encoding phosphoribosylformylglycinamidine synthase, which produces MSEVIRVFVEKRPGFDGEARQLRTDLMENLGLTAVEDVKIVNRYDLSGIKGEEYAAARDTILSEPNVDLVYEEEYPLPEGYEAFAMEYLPGQYDQRADSAAQCVQLLTQGERPQVTTAKLVAVKGLRHEDLIKIENYLINPVESRLASMSKPETLESEAKAPEDVVRVEGFISWNEGRLFEYHQSMGFAMSREDLLFCRNYFRDAEKRDPSVTELRVIDTYWSDHCRHTTFLTRLNRITVERSALSMAIEDALAEYYHARDEVYGRTDRPVSLMDMAVIGMKLLRKRGLLPDLDESEEINACSVEVPVTVDGQVQKWLVQFKNETHNHPTEIEPFGGAATCLGGAIRDPLSGRAYVYQAMRVTGSGDPRVPFEKTRKGKLPTRKITTGAAQGYSSYGNQIGLATGQVTELYDPGYVAKRMEIGAVIGASPKENVVRGVPVPGDVIVLLGGATGRDGCGGATGSSKAHTEQSIEVCGAEVQKGNPPTERKIQRLFRDPAVARRIKRCNDFGAGGVSVAIGELAEGLDIDLDRVPKKYEGLDGTELAISESQERMAVVLDPGDLGAFIEAAARENLSATAVAEVTGTSRLRMTWRGDRIVDLARSFLDTNGVTQNADALISAVDPKGNYRAKVPECLADLPLEQAFEINLSRLEVCGQKGLSERFDSSIGAETVLMPFAGTYQLTPEEAMVAGLPVSGESDDATAMSYGFIPGVSRFSPFHGAAYAVVESLSKLAAAGADPLKARLTFQEYFERMTDDPRTWGKPAAALLGAFSAQIGLGIPAIGGKDSMSGTFEEIHVPPTLVSFAVTMTKKSRTVSAAFQKAGSRVLLLPLPEDPDTLLPNWRKLKSYYASVTRLIGENGVLSASVVREGGAAAAIARMCFGNKIGFRFHPAVLNHRCLFAPASGAILVEVSGETPLLDQAFLTLGDTIEEPRVKLGECSLDLDRLIAAWNGTLDNIFPTAAPEVEIRDIPLFKSRNSSVPAIKAAKPRVFIPVFPGTNCEYDSARAFERAGALPEVLVVRNLTPNDIEETIRRMSEAISLSQIIMIPGGFSGGDEPDGSGKFIATAFRNPRVAEAVEQLLTERDGLMLGICNGFQALIKLGLVPYGRITAPSEHAPTLTFNSIGRHISRMVYTRVTSVKSPWFAGVNAGDVFAVPISHGEGRFVAEDGGMDALIANGQVATQYCAPDGVPSGSAEWSPNGSVSAVEGITSPDGHILGKMSHSERMGKNLYKNVPGEKDQKLFESGVKYFK; this is translated from the coding sequence ATGTCAGAAGTCATCCGTGTTTTTGTGGAAAAGCGGCCTGGATTTGATGGGGAAGCACGGCAGCTCAGGACGGATTTGATGGAAAACCTGGGGCTTACCGCCGTGGAGGACGTCAAAATTGTCAACCGTTACGACCTTTCCGGAATCAAGGGAGAAGAATACGCCGCGGCGAGGGATACGATCCTTTCGGAGCCGAACGTGGACCTCGTGTATGAAGAGGAATATCCGTTGCCCGAAGGCTACGAAGCTTTCGCGATGGAATATCTGCCGGGACAGTATGACCAGAGGGCGGATTCCGCCGCCCAGTGCGTTCAGCTGCTGACACAGGGCGAGCGGCCTCAGGTTACCACTGCAAAGCTCGTTGCGGTCAAGGGTCTGCGCCACGAGGACCTGATTAAAATCGAAAATTATCTGATTAACCCGGTTGAAAGCCGCCTTGCTTCCATGAGCAAGCCGGAAACACTCGAATCCGAGGCAAAGGCGCCTGAGGATGTCGTTCGTGTGGAAGGATTCATCTCCTGGAACGAAGGGCGGCTTTTTGAGTATCATCAGTCCATGGGGTTTGCCATGAGCCGGGAAGACCTTCTGTTCTGCCGGAACTATTTCCGCGACGCCGAGAAGCGGGACCCCAGCGTGACGGAGCTGCGCGTGATCGACACCTACTGGAGCGACCACTGCCGCCACACGACGTTTCTGACCCGCCTGAATAGGATTACGGTCGAGCGTTCCGCGCTCAGCATGGCGATCGAGGATGCACTCGCGGAATACTATCACGCAAGGGACGAGGTCTACGGAAGGACCGACCGACCGGTTTCCCTGATGGACATGGCCGTCATCGGAATGAAGCTGCTGCGGAAACGCGGCCTGCTCCCCGATCTGGACGAGAGCGAGGAAATTAACGCCTGTTCGGTCGAGGTGCCTGTCACGGTGGACGGGCAGGTGCAGAAATGGCTGGTGCAGTTTAAGAACGAGACCCACAACCACCCGACGGAAATCGAACCGTTCGGCGGCGCGGCGACCTGCCTCGGCGGCGCGATCCGCGACCCGCTCTCCGGCAGGGCTTACGTCTATCAGGCCATGCGTGTCACGGGCTCCGGCGATCCGCGCGTTCCGTTCGAAAAGACGCGGAAAGGCAAGCTGCCGACGCGCAAGATCACGACCGGCGCGGCACAGGGTTACAGCTCCTACGGCAACCAGATCGGTCTGGCGACCGGTCAGGTGACGGAACTCTACGACCCCGGTTACGTTGCGAAGCGCATGGAAATCGGCGCGGTAATCGGCGCTTCCCCAAAAGAAAACGTGGTGCGCGGCGTTCCGGTTCCGGGCGACGTGATCGTCCTGCTGGGCGGCGCGACCGGGCGCGACGGCTGCGGGGGAGCCACCGGCTCCTCCAAGGCGCACACGGAGCAGTCCATCGAGGTCTGCGGCGCGGAGGTGCAGAAGGGCAATCCGCCCACCGAGCGCAAAATCCAGCGCCTGTTCCGCGACCCGGCTGTCGCACGGAGGATCAAACGCTGCAACGATTTCGGCGCAGGCGGCGTCAGCGTCGCAATCGGCGAGCTGGCGGAAGGGCTCGACATCGACCTGGACAGGGTTCCGAAAAAATACGAGGGACTTGACGGGACGGAGCTTGCCATTTCCGAATCGCAGGAACGCATGGCGGTCGTGCTGGACCCCGGCGACCTGGGTGCCTTTATCGAAGCCGCGGCCCGTGAAAATCTGAGCGCGACCGCCGTCGCGGAAGTGACGGGAACCTCCCGGCTTCGCATGACGTGGCGCGGCGACAGGATCGTCGATCTCGCCCGCTCGTTTCTCGACACGAACGGCGTGACTCAGAACGCCGACGCCCTGATTTCCGCCGTGGACCCGAAGGGCAACTACCGCGCTAAGGTTCCGGAATGCCTCGCGGATCTCCCGTTGGAGCAGGCGTTTGAAATCAACCTTTCCCGGCTGGAGGTCTGCGGCCAGAAAGGGCTTTCCGAGCGTTTTGACTCCAGCATCGGCGCCGAAACCGTGCTGATGCCCTTCGCCGGAACCTATCAGCTCACGCCGGAGGAAGCCATGGTGGCCGGGCTGCCGGTTTCCGGCGAAAGCGACGACGCGACGGCGATGAGCTACGGCTTCATCCCCGGCGTCTCCCGCTTCTCCCCGTTCCACGGGGCGGCCTACGCGGTGGTGGAAAGCCTGTCGAAGCTGGCGGCGGCCGGCGCCGACCCGCTCAAAGCGCGCCTGACTTTTCAGGAGTATTTTGAGCGGATGACGGACGACCCCAGGACCTGGGGCAAACCCGCCGCCGCCCTGCTCGGCGCGTTTTCCGCGCAGATCGGGCTCGGCATTCCTGCCATCGGCGGCAAGGACAGCATGAGCGGAACCTTTGAGGAGATCCACGTTCCGCCCACACTGGTCAGCTTTGCAGTCACAATGACGAAAAAGAGCAGAACCGTCTCGGCGGCATTCCAAAAGGCCGGTTCCCGCGTTCTGCTGCTGCCTCTGCCGGAGGACCCGGACACCCTGCTGCCCAACTGGCGGAAGCTGAAATCCTATTACGCCTCCGTGACCCGCCTGATCGGGGAAAACGGCGTGCTTTCCGCGTCGGTCGTCCGCGAGGGCGGAGCGGCGGCGGCGATTGCGCGCATGTGCTTCGGGAACAAGATCGGCTTCCGGTTTCATCCGGCGGTTCTGAATCACCGCTGCCTGTTCGCACCGGCGTCCGGCGCGATTCTCGTGGAAGTGAGCGGAGAGACTCCCTTGCTGGATCAGGCTTTTCTCACGCTGGGTGACACGATCGAGGAGCCGCGGGTGAAACTCGGCGAGTGTTCGCTGGACCTCGACCGGCTGATCGCCGCGTGGAACGGAACGCTGGATAACATCTTCCCAACAGCGGCTCCGGAAGTTGAAATCCGCGATATTCCTCTGTTTAAAAGCCGGAATTCCTCCGTTCCCGCAATCAAGGCGGCAAAGCCGCGCGTGTTCATTCCGGTGTTCCCCGGTACAAACTGCGAGTATGACAGCGCCCGCGCGTTCGAAAGGGCCGGCGCCCTGCCGGAGGTTCTGGTGGTGCGCAATCTGACGCCGAATGATATCGAGGAGACCATCCGGCGAATGTCGGAAGCGATTTCCCTCTCCCAGATCATCATGATTCCCGGCGGCTTCTCCGGGGGCGACGAGCCGGACGGCTCCGGCAAGTTCATTGCGACGGCCTTCCGCAATCCGCGCGTCGCGGAGGCCGTTGAGCAGCTGCTTACCGAAAGGGACGGCCTGATGCTCGGCATCTGCAACGGGTTCCAGGCGCTGATTAAACTGGGCCTGGTCCCGTACGGCAGAATCACAGCCCCGTCGGAACACGCGCCGACCCTGACGTTCAACAGCATCGGGCGGCATATTTCGCGCATGGTCTACACGCGCGTGACCTCCGTCAAGTCCCCGTGGTTCGCGGGGGTGAACGCGGGCGACGTGTTCGCGGTTCCGATCTCCCACGGGGAAGGGCGTTTCGTCGCGGAGGACGGTGGGATGGATGCCCTGATCGCGAACGGACAGGTTGCGACCCAGTACTGCGCGCCGGACGGTGTTCCCAGCGGCTCGGCCGAATGGAGCCCGAACGGCTCGGTCAGCGCCGTGGAGGGCATCACCAGCCCGGACGGGCACATTCTCGGCAAGATGAGCCACTCCGAGCGGATGGGCAAAAATCTCTACAAAAATGTGCCGGGCGAAAAAGATCAGAAGCTGTTCGAATCCGGCGTAAAATACTTTAAATAA
- the alr gene encoding alanine racemase → MTDDILKRTWAEISLDAVEHNYSEIRKRLRSKTKICCVVKADAYGHGAERLAEVYGRLGADWFAVSNLEEARQLRRAGAKLPVLILGYTPPEAAAELARLNISQALVGGEYAAALSGQAVKAGVTVKVHVSLDTGMSRIGFLYQQPERDAGALDEVERACKFPGIDPEGIFTHFAVADEGEDGRVYTQMQYRNFLDGIGRLEQRGIRFRIRHCANSAAILDYPEMQLDMVRPGVILYGLMPSDRIRNPVPLIPAMQLKSVVSLVKTIPAQTSVSYGRKFTSSEETKVATVPVGYADGYPRVLSQSAEMLVSGRRAKIIGRVCMDQLMLDVTNIPGVRAGDEVTVFGRDGEVALPVDELAAQVGTINYELVCGVSKRVPRVYRQNGETVGNLDYLRR, encoded by the coding sequence ATGACGGATGATATTCTGAAACGGACCTGGGCGGAAATCAGCCTGGATGCCGTCGAACATAATTACAGCGAAATCCGGAAAAGGCTGCGCAGTAAAACAAAAATCTGCTGCGTGGTCAAGGCGGACGCTTATGGCCATGGGGCCGAGCGGCTCGCAGAAGTGTACGGGAGGCTGGGTGCGGACTGGTTCGCGGTCTCCAATCTGGAGGAAGCGCGGCAGCTCCGCAGGGCGGGCGCGAAACTGCCGGTGCTGATCCTCGGCTATACGCCGCCCGAAGCGGCGGCGGAGCTTGCGCGGCTGAATATTTCCCAGGCGCTGGTCGGCGGCGAGTACGCGGCCGCGCTGAGCGGACAGGCCGTAAAAGCCGGCGTGACCGTGAAAGTGCACGTTTCGCTCGACACCGGCATGAGCCGGATCGGCTTTCTGTACCAGCAGCCGGAGCGCGATGCCGGAGCTCTGGACGAAGTCGAGCGCGCGTGCAAATTTCCCGGAATTGATCCCGAAGGGATTTTCACCCACTTTGCGGTCGCCGACGAAGGGGAAGACGGACGCGTCTACACGCAGATGCAGTACCGCAATTTTCTCGACGGGATCGGCCGGCTGGAGCAGCGCGGGATTCGGTTCCGCATCCGCCACTGCGCGAATTCCGCCGCGATCCTCGACTACCCGGAAATGCAGCTCGACATGGTTCGCCCCGGCGTGATCCTGTACGGGCTGATGCCGTCGGACCGCATCCGGAATCCCGTGCCGCTGATTCCCGCAATGCAGCTGAAGAGCGTTGTCTCCCTGGTCAAGACGATCCCCGCGCAAACCTCGGTCAGCTACGGGAGAAAGTTTACCTCAAGTGAAGAAACGAAAGTTGCAACGGTGCCGGTCGGATACGCGGACGGATACCCCAGGGTCCTGTCTCAGTCGGCGGAGATGCTGGTGAGCGGGCGGCGGGCGAAGATCATCGGCCGGGTCTGCATGGACCAGCTGATGCTGGATGTGACGAACATTCCGGGCGTGCGGGCCGGGGATGAAGTCACCGTCTTCGGCCGCGACGGCGAAGTCGCTCTCCCCGTGGACGAGCTGGCCGCGCAGGTTGGAACGATCAACTATGAGCTGGTGTGCGGCGTGTCCAAACGGGTGCCTCGCGTTTACCGGCAGAACGGCGAAACGGTGGGAAACCTCGATTACCTCAGGCGATAA
- a CDS encoding aminotransferase-like domain-containing protein has product MEYQFSRRVLELRPSAIREIFKYASDPRVISLSAGNPAPEAFPTREISEISAELLAQRPIDALQYGTTEGYTPLRDHLRKYLKEKLGIGAEGDDLIITSGAQQIMDLFTKSIVDEGDTVLCEAPSFIGALNTYRSYRAVLRGVPMEPDGMSLNGLEQALKEEKRVKFIYTIPNFQNPTGATMSLEKRHGIYELAKKYGVMILEDNPYGDLRFSGEDVPAIKSFDTEGIVLYAGTFSKVVAPGIRVGYAVGPKPILQKMIVCKQGEDVHTNNWAQILCHELMTKYDFDAHLLRLKEVYRKKSKVAVDAMNRWLLPKITYLPIEGGLFFWCTLPEGTDMLEFVKRAIEHKVCVVPGNSFLTDESQPCRSFRINYTTPTDENLVRGIQLLGEVADDMIR; this is encoded by the coding sequence ATGGAATACCAATTTTCCAGGCGCGTGCTGGAACTCAGGCCGTCGGCAATCCGGGAAATTTTCAAATATGCGTCGGACCCGCGGGTCATTTCGCTCTCCGCGGGGAATCCCGCGCCGGAGGCGTTTCCGACCCGGGAAATTTCGGAGATTTCCGCGGAGCTTCTGGCCCAACGCCCGATCGACGCCCTCCAGTACGGGACGACGGAAGGCTACACGCCGCTGCGGGATCATCTGAGGAAGTATCTGAAGGAAAAGCTGGGAATCGGCGCGGAGGGCGACGACCTGATCATCACGAGCGGCGCGCAGCAGATCATGGACCTGTTCACGAAGTCCATTGTGGACGAAGGGGACACCGTCCTGTGCGAGGCTCCGAGCTTTATCGGCGCGCTGAACACCTACCGCTCCTACCGCGCGGTGCTGCGCGGCGTGCCGATGGAGCCGGACGGCATGAGCCTTAATGGGCTGGAACAGGCATTAAAGGAAGAAAAGCGGGTAAAATTCATTTACACCATTCCGAATTTTCAGAACCCGACCGGCGCGACCATGAGCCTTGAAAAGCGCCATGGGATTTATGAGCTGGCCAAAAAATACGGCGTGATGATCCTGGAAGACAACCCTTACGGCGACCTGCGCTTTTCGGGAGAGGACGTTCCCGCCATCAAATCCTTCGACACGGAGGGCATCGTCCTTTACGCGGGGACCTTCTCCAAGGTCGTGGCTCCGGGCATCCGCGTCGGGTACGCCGTCGGGCCGAAGCCGATCCTTCAAAAGATGATCGTCTGCAAGCAGGGGGAGGATGTCCACACCAACAACTGGGCGCAGATCCTCTGCCATGAGCTGATGACGAAATACGATTTCGACGCGCACCTGCTGCGTCTGAAAGAGGTTTACCGCAAGAAATCGAAGGTTGCCGTCGACGCGATGAACCGCTGGCTCCTTCCGAAAATCACCTATCTGCCGATCGAGGGCGGCCTGTTTTTCTGGTGCACCCTTCCGGAAGGGACCGATATGCTGGAGTTTGTCAAACGCGCGATCGAGCACAAGGTGTGCGTCGTCCCCGGCAATTCCTTCCTGACGGACGAATCGCAGCCGTGCCGGTCGTTCCGCATCAATTACACCACGCCGACCGACGAGAACCTCGTGCGCGGCATTCAGCTTTTGGGGGAAGTCGCAGACGACATGATCCGCTGA
- a CDS encoding FtsW/RodA/SpoVE family cell cycle protein gives MNSILSALGSAESILLFAARVAVALIGTVVALRCFSSLRTGRRREDPVVVLEDMTTHEVIPVLYWENSIGRSRSCDIILDDATVSRAHAVLFRRESGWLVTDTNSKAGTFINGTKVRQNASVLPGDSIAMGSTALMLKRTADVSGLKPSKRPRRPAASPSSLMRAVTVAQLLLGGQACFAGAKPDVLPLIPLGILLLLEWGLYFFSIKVLGRVSFELETIAFFSSGVGILLLSGTGVKNTWVQLAALAAGIVLFCLMIWFLGDLDRAMRWRAAIGVLALLLFAANLVLGREYNGAKNWIELGPVTLQPSELVKIAFIFVGASTLDRLQTAQNLTGFIGFSAVCMGALFLMKDFGTACIFFVTFLIIAFMRSGSLRTIALICAVAGLGAFLILKFRPYVAQRFAVWGHVWEHAGDEGYQQTRVLSYSASGGLFGVGLGRGSLKSVFAAQSDLVFGMLCEELGLILALVVVLSIAGLLLYARSDATRSRSALYSISSCAAAGMLLFQTCLNIFGATDVLPLTGVTLPFVSMGGSSMVSVWGLLAFIKAGDERTYAARRRKKS, from the coding sequence TTGAATTCGATTCTATCCGCACTTGGCAGCGCAGAATCCATCCTTTTGTTTGCGGCCCGGGTCGCCGTCGCGCTGATCGGCACCGTCGTGGCGCTCCGCTGCTTTTCTTCCCTGCGGACCGGGCGCAGGCGCGAGGACCCCGTCGTTGTTCTGGAAGATATGACGACGCATGAGGTAATCCCGGTCCTGTACTGGGAAAATTCCATCGGACGCAGCCGCAGCTGCGACATCATTTTGGACGACGCGACCGTCAGCCGCGCGCACGCGGTCCTGTTCCGCCGCGAAAGCGGCTGGCTCGTAACCGATACCAATTCCAAGGCGGGCACGTTCATCAACGGGACAAAGGTCCGTCAGAACGCGTCCGTCCTCCCGGGAGACTCCATCGCGATGGGTTCCACCGCCCTGATGCTCAAACGCACCGCGGACGTCAGCGGCCTGAAGCCGTCCAAACGCCCGCGCAGGCCGGCCGCCTCCCCTTCCTCTCTGATGCGCGCGGTGACGGTCGCCCAGCTCCTTCTGGGCGGACAGGCCTGTTTTGCCGGCGCAAAGCCGGACGTTCTGCCGCTGATTCCTTTGGGGATCCTTCTGCTCCTGGAATGGGGACTTTATTTCTTTTCGATCAAGGTTCTGGGGCGGGTCAGCTTCGAGCTGGAAACCATCGCCTTTTTCAGCAGCGGCGTCGGCATTCTTCTGCTGAGCGGGACCGGCGTGAAAAACACCTGGGTCCAGCTCGCGGCGCTGGCGGCGGGGATCGTGCTGTTCTGCCTCATGATCTGGTTTTTGGGGGACCTCGACCGGGCGATGCGCTGGCGCGCCGCAATCGGCGTACTGGCCCTGCTGCTGTTCGCGGCCAATCTGGTTCTGGGCAGGGAATATAACGGCGCGAAAAACTGGATCGAGCTCGGCCCGGTCACCCTGCAGCCGTCGGAGCTGGTCAAAATCGCCTTTATCTTTGTCGGCGCCTCCACATTGGACAGGCTCCAGACCGCCCAGAACCTGACGGGATTCATCGGCTTTTCCGCCGTGTGCATGGGCGCGCTGTTCCTGATGAAGGATTTTGGCACGGCCTGCATTTTCTTCGTGACGTTTCTGATCATCGCTTTCATGCGTTCCGGCAGCCTGCGGACCATCGCGCTGATCTGCGCGGTGGCGGGCCTCGGCGCGTTTCTGATCCTGAAATTCCGGCCCTACGTCGCGCAGCGGTTCGCGGTCTGGGGGCACGTGTGGGAACACGCGGGCGACGAGGGTTACCAGCAGACCAGGGTGCTGAGCTATTCCGCTTCCGGCGGCCTGTTCGGCGTCGGGCTGGGGCGCGGCAGCCTGAAATCGGTGTTTGCCGCCCAGAGCGACCTGGTTTTCGGCATGCTCTGCGAGGAACTCGGCCTGATCCTGGCGCTGGTCGTGGTGCTGTCGATCGCGGGCCTTCTGCTCTACGCGCGCTCCGACGCGACCCGCAGCCGCTCCGCGCTTTACTCCATCTCCTCCTGCGCGGCGGCGGGCATGCTGCTGTTCCAGACCTGCCTGAACATCTTCGGCGCGACCGACGTCCTCCCCCTGACCGGGGTCACGCTCCCGTTCGTCAGCATGGGCGGCTCCAGCATGGTGTCCGTCTGGGGGCTGCTCGCGTTCATCAAGGCCGGGGATGAACGCACCTACGCGGCGAGAAGGAGGAAAAAATCATGA
- the trpS gene encoding tryptophan--tRNA ligase, with protein sequence MEPEKTETAKKIIFSAIQPSGTITLGNYLGALKNWIELQDEYDCIYALADLHTITVRQEPAKFRRNTLEAYALLLACGIDPQKSPFFIQSQVPEHAQLAWVLNCYTQFGELQRMTQFKDKSQKHPDNVNAGLFTYPSLMAADILLYQADLVPVGVDQKQHIELTRNIAERFNGLYGQTFKLPDGYIPETGAKIMSLQDPTRKMSKSDENVNASIAVLDRPEDIVRKFKRAVTDSEACVRRAPGKDGVNNLMGIYSCVTGKNDGQIEAEFAGRGYGDFKTAVGEAVVEHLRPIREKFDEYIKNRDYLEQCYSEGARKAEAIARRTLRKAMKKVGFLQ encoded by the coding sequence ATGGAACCGGAAAAGACCGAAACCGCAAAAAAAATAATCTTCAGCGCGATCCAGCCGAGCGGCACCATCACGCTCGGCAATTACCTCGGCGCGCTGAAAAACTGGATTGAGCTGCAGGACGAATACGACTGCATTTACGCGCTGGCCGACCTGCACACCATCACGGTGCGGCAGGAGCCGGCCAAATTCCGCCGCAACACGCTGGAGGCCTACGCGCTGCTGCTCGCCTGCGGCATCGACCCGCAGAAAAGCCCGTTTTTTATTCAGAGCCAAGTGCCGGAGCATGCGCAGCTTGCGTGGGTCCTGAACTGCTACACCCAGTTCGGCGAGCTGCAGCGCATGACGCAGTTCAAGGATAAATCGCAGAAACACCCGGACAACGTCAACGCCGGCCTGTTCACTTATCCGAGCCTGATGGCCGCCGATATCCTCCTCTACCAGGCGGACCTGGTCCCGGTCGGAGTCGACCAGAAACAGCACATCGAGCTGACCCGCAATATTGCGGAACGCTTCAACGGCCTGTACGGCCAGACGTTCAAGCTGCCGGACGGGTATATTCCGGAAACGGGCGCGAAGATCATGTCCCTTCAGGACCCGACCCGCAAAATGAGCAAATCCGATGAAAACGTCAACGCCTCCATCGCGGTTCTCGACAGGCCTGAGGATATCGTGCGCAAGTTCAAGCGCGCCGTGACCGACAGCGAGGCCTGCGTGCGCCGCGCGCCCGGAAAAGACGGAGTCAACAACCTGATGGGCATTTACTCCTGCGTGACGGGGAAGAACGACGGGCAGATCGAGGCGGAATTTGCCGGCAGGGGCTACGGCGACTTTAAAACGGCGGTCGGCGAAGCGGTCGTGGAGCATTTGAGGCCCATTCGCGAGAAATTCGACGAATACATCAAGAACAGGGATTACCTGGAACAATGTTATTCCGAAGGAGCGCGGAAAGCGGAGGCGATCGCCCGCAGAACCCTGCGCAAGGCGATGAAAAAAGTCGGCTTCCTTCAGTAG
- a CDS encoding penicillin-binding transpeptidase domain-containing protein → MRTTGTRSFILYFLCIGFLAGLCVFLYGLFVNGGNWAVQPFNKHISGESSVSAEGRVLDRNGTVLAETSNGKRVYNSDETVRRAMLHAVGDTAGYISTGVQYSFRAELSGYNPVTGLATPTGKTAGSDIRLTLDSSLCKLARQKLGSRNGAATLYNYKTGELLCMVSTPDYDPANPPKDLTTDKTGKYNGVFVNKVLSSSLTPGSIFKVVTSAAAIEKIPDLDERTWNCSGSVTINGNKITDVRAYGKLSFKKALAKSSNVAFSQIAIELGADEMTAMANKMGFNRSFSLEGIPSAKSTYSVSGAQPQELGWSGVGQFTDLANPYHMMLLMGAVANGGTYTQPYLIQNVSNSLGIHTKTGSAQTGEPLVSAETASKLTTYLRYNVTSEYGDSLFPGMKVCAKTGTAEVGNGKKPNCWMVGFSSDAKTPLAFAVVVENESSSIASAGKLASALMQAAAKIS, encoded by the coding sequence ATGAGGACGACCGGAACGCGTTCGTTTATCCTGTATTTCCTGTGCATCGGCTTCCTCGCCGGCTTGTGCGTATTCCTTTACGGGCTTTTTGTAAACGGCGGCAACTGGGCCGTTCAGCCGTTCAACAAGCACATTTCCGGCGAAAGCTCGGTATCCGCCGAAGGGCGGGTACTGGACCGGAACGGCACGGTCCTCGCCGAAACCTCAAACGGCAAGCGCGTCTACAACTCGGACGAAACCGTCCGCCGGGCGATGCTGCACGCGGTCGGGGACACGGCGGGCTATATTTCCACCGGTGTGCAGTACAGCTTCCGCGCGGAGCTGTCCGGCTACAATCCCGTGACGGGCCTTGCCACCCCCACCGGAAAAACGGCGGGAAGCGACATCCGCCTGACGCTTGACAGCAGCCTGTGCAAGCTGGCCCGGCAGAAGCTGGGCAGCCGGAACGGCGCGGCCACCCTTTATAACTATAAAACCGGCGAGCTGCTCTGCATGGTCAGCACGCCGGACTACGACCCCGCGAATCCCCCGAAGGACCTGACGACCGACAAAACGGGCAAATATAACGGCGTGTTTGTGAATAAGGTCCTCTCCTCCTCCCTGACGCCCGGTTCCATTTTCAAAGTGGTGACTTCGGCCGCCGCCATCGAAAAAATTCCGGATCTGGACGAGCGCACCTGGAACTGCAGCGGCAGCGTGACCATCAACGGGAATAAGATCACCGACGTCAGGGCCTACGGGAAGCTCAGCTTCAAGAAAGCGCTCGCAAAGTCCTCCAACGTCGCGTTTTCCCAGATCGCCATTGAGCTTGGCGCGGATGAGATGACCGCCATGGCAAATAAAATGGGCTTCAACCGCTCCTTCTCTCTGGAGGGAATCCCCTCTGCCAAAAGCACTTACAGCGTAAGCGGCGCACAGCCGCAGGAACTCGGCTGGTCCGGCGTGGGGCAATTCACAGACCTCGCCAACCCTTACCATATGATGCTTCTGATGGGCGCGGTTGCGAACGGCGGAACCTATACACAGCCGTATCTGATCCAGAACGTGAGCAATTCCCTCGGTATTCACACGAAGACCGGTTCGGCGCAGACGGGCGAACCGCTGGTCAGCGCCGAAACAGCTTCGAAACTGACCACCTACCTGCGCTATAACGTCACTTCGGAATACGGCGACTCCCTGTTTCCCGGCATGAAGGTCTGTGCGAAAACCGGGACGGCGGAGGTCGGTAATGGGAAAAAACCAAACTGCTGGATGGTCGGCTTCTCCTCCGATGCAAAAACCCCGCTTGCCTTTGCGGTCGTGGTCGAAAATGAATCTTCCAGCATTGCTTCCGCCGGAAAGCTCGCCTCAGCTTTGATGCAGGCGGCGGCAAAAATTTCGTAG